A single region of the Pseudomonas solani genome encodes:
- the paaI gene encoding hydroxyphenylacetyl-CoA thioesterase PaaI: MTNREALSLAEACASTLYERDAASQAMGMRLLSVAPGAARVGMSVRADMLQGVGTCHGGHLFALADSAFAFACNTYNEVTVAIGCSIDYVAPAHLGDTLTAQATEQSRSGRTGNYDVRIENQNGQLIALFHGKSYKVRGTLLDEESLHE; the protein is encoded by the coding sequence ATGACCAACCGTGAAGCCCTGTCGCTGGCCGAAGCCTGCGCCAGCACCCTGTACGAACGCGACGCCGCCAGCCAGGCCATGGGCATGCGCCTGCTCTCGGTGGCGCCCGGCGCCGCGCGGGTCGGCATGAGCGTGCGCGCCGACATGCTGCAGGGCGTCGGCACCTGCCACGGCGGCCATCTGTTCGCCCTGGCCGACTCGGCCTTCGCCTTCGCCTGCAACACCTACAACGAAGTCACCGTGGCCATCGGCTGCAGCATCGACTACGTGGCCCCGGCGCACCTGGGGGACACCCTCACCGCCCAGGCCACCGAACAGAGCCGCAGCGGCCGCACCGGCAACTACGACGTGCGCATCGAGAACCAGAACGGGCAGCTGATCGCCCTGTTCCACGGCAAGTCCTACAAGGTGCGCGGCACCCTGCTCGACGAGGAATCCCTGCATGAATGA
- the feaR gene encoding transcriptional regulator FeaR codes for MTARALRTDRFDEWLQRINQVCGRFCAKTLGEEFSGAVREYKSGAIKLSFVDVAQARLYRTEHEVAQSDSRHFFAAFQLQGESNMEQGGNRVRLAPGDITLIDSSLPSDFTYGANSRQLSLILPRHLVEQNLRYGSVRCAQKIAATSPIALLTHRLILEASQHECLSQHESEATLEAVVSLLRPAISAAEGDADPHERAFRKTLDFIDAHIRSEELCPELLAREVGVSVRGLYRMFSRKGLVVAQYIKNRRLDFCAESLRLGAAEHKLSALGYSWGFSDSSYFSTAFKARFGVSPGEYRKRYQH; via the coding sequence ATGACTGCACGTGCACTGAGAACCGACCGCTTCGACGAATGGTTGCAGCGGATCAACCAGGTTTGCGGGCGCTTCTGCGCCAAGACCCTCGGGGAGGAATTCTCCGGGGCGGTCCGCGAATACAAATCCGGCGCGATCAAGCTCAGCTTCGTCGACGTCGCCCAGGCCCGGCTCTACCGTACCGAGCATGAGGTGGCGCAGAGCGACAGCCGACACTTCTTCGCCGCCTTCCAGCTGCAGGGCGAGTCGAACATGGAGCAGGGCGGCAACCGCGTGCGCCTGGCCCCTGGCGACATCACCCTGATCGACTCCTCGCTGCCCAGCGATTTCACCTACGGCGCCAACTCCCGGCAGCTGTCGCTGATCCTGCCGCGCCACCTGGTGGAGCAGAACCTGCGCTACGGCAGCGTGCGCTGCGCGCAGAAGATCGCCGCCACCTCGCCCATCGCGCTGCTCACCCATCGCCTGATCCTCGAGGCCAGCCAGCACGAGTGCCTCAGCCAGCACGAGAGCGAGGCGACCCTGGAGGCGGTGGTCAGCCTGCTGCGCCCGGCCATCAGTGCCGCCGAAGGGGATGCCGATCCCCATGAGCGGGCGTTCCGCAAGACCCTGGACTTCATCGATGCGCACATCCGCTCCGAGGAGCTTTGCCCCGAGCTGCTGGCTCGCGAGGTGGGGGTTTCGGTGCGCGGCCTGTACCGCATGTTCTCGCGCAAGGGCCTGGTGGTGGCGCAGTACATCAAGAACCGCCGGCTGGATTTCTGCGCCGAGTCCCTGCGCCTGGGCGCCGCCGAGCACAAGCTCTCGGCCCTCGGCTACTCCTGGGGCTTCTCGGACTCCAGCTACTTCTCCACGGCCTTCAAGGCGCGCTTCGGCGTTTCCCCCGGCGAATACCGCAAGCGCTACCAGCACTGA
- the pcaF gene encoding 3-oxoadipyl-CoA thiolase has translation MNDALIIDAVRTPIGRYAGALSSVRADDLGAVPIRALMQRHPELDWGAIDDVIYGCANQAGEDNRNVARMAALLAGLPVTVPGTTLNRLCGSGLDAIGSAARALRCGEAGLMLAGGVESMSRAPFVMGKSEQAFGRSAELFDTTIGWRFVNGLMKRQYGIDSMPETAENVAEQFGISRADQDAFALRSQLKAVAAQANGRLAKEIVPVEIAQRKGPSKWVEQDEHPRGDTTLEQLARLGTPFREGGSVTAGNASGVNDGACALLLASTDAARRFGLKPRARVVAMACAGVEPRIMGIGPVPATRKVLALAGLSLADMDVIELNEAFAAQGLAVLRELELADDDPRVNPNGGAIALGHPLGMSGARLVTTALHELEARAGRYALCTMCIGVGQGIALIIEKL, from the coding sequence ATGAATGACGCCCTGATCATCGACGCCGTACGCACGCCCATCGGGCGCTACGCCGGCGCCCTGTCCTCCGTTCGCGCCGACGACCTCGGCGCGGTGCCGATCCGCGCCCTGATGCAGCGTCACCCCGAGCTGGACTGGGGCGCCATCGACGACGTGATCTACGGCTGCGCCAACCAGGCCGGCGAAGACAACCGCAACGTCGCGCGCATGGCCGCCCTGCTCGCCGGCCTGCCGGTCACCGTGCCCGGCACCACCCTCAACCGCCTGTGCGGCTCGGGGCTGGACGCCATCGGCAGCGCCGCCCGCGCCCTGCGCTGCGGCGAGGCCGGGTTGATGCTGGCCGGCGGCGTGGAATCCATGTCCCGTGCGCCCTTCGTGATGGGCAAGTCCGAGCAGGCCTTCGGCCGCAGCGCGGAACTGTTCGACACCACCATCGGCTGGCGCTTCGTCAACGGTCTGATGAAGCGCCAGTACGGCATCGACTCCATGCCCGAGACGGCGGAGAACGTCGCCGAGCAGTTCGGCATCAGCCGCGCCGACCAGGACGCCTTCGCCCTGCGCAGCCAGCTCAAGGCCGTCGCCGCCCAGGCCAATGGCCGCCTGGCGAAGGAAATCGTTCCGGTGGAGATTGCCCAGCGCAAGGGGCCGTCGAAGTGGGTCGAACAGGACGAGCACCCGCGCGGCGACACCACCCTGGAGCAGCTGGCGCGCCTCGGCACGCCCTTCCGCGAGGGCGGCAGCGTCACCGCCGGCAACGCCTCCGGGGTCAACGACGGCGCCTGCGCCCTGCTGCTGGCCAGCACCGATGCCGCCCGCCGCTTCGGCCTGAAACCCCGCGCCCGCGTGGTCGCCATGGCCTGCGCCGGCGTCGAGCCGCGCATCATGGGCATCGGCCCGGTGCCGGCCACGCGCAAGGTGCTGGCGCTCGCCGGCCTGTCGCTCGCCGACATGGACGTGATCGAACTCAACGAGGCCTTCGCCGCCCAGGGCCTGGCCGTGCTCCGCGAGCTGGAGCTGGCCGACGACGACCCGCGGGTCAACCCCAATGGCGGCGCCATCGCCCTGGGCCACCCGCTGGGCATGAGCGGCGCGCGCCTGGTCACCACCGCGCTGCACGAACTGGAAGCCCGCGCCGGCCGCTACGCCCTCTGCACCATGTGCATCGGCGTCGGCCAGGGCATCGCCCTGATCATCGAAAAACTGTAA
- the paaH gene encoding 3-hydroxyacyl-CoA dehydrogenase PaaH, whose amino-acid sequence MHALNRETPVAVIGAGAMGAGIAQVAAQAGHPVRLYDTRPGAAAQAIAGIDRQLARLVEKGKLEADAQAATLARLHPADALEELADAGLVIEAIVEKLEIKRELLQRLEALCAPDCILASNTSSLSITSLAAGLQHPGRVLGMHFFNPAPLMALVEVVSGLASDPPLAARLFATARAWGKQPVHARSTPGFIVNRVARPFYAESLRLLQEGAADCATLDALLREAGGFRMGAFELTDLIGHDVNYAVTCSVFDAYYGDFRFQPSLIQKELVEAGRLGRKSGRGFYDYAEGAERPQAATLASTATVDACAIEGDLGVAAPLVQRLESAGVRVTRRDGAGLLRVGDATLALSDGRLAAQRAREDGLDNLVLLDLALDYGRAERLGISWAAGTTQAAIDAAVALLARAGIAASPLADVPGLAVLRTVAMLANEGADALLHGVASAADIDLAMCAGVNYPRGPLAWADAIGLPQVLRTLDNLQAAYGEPRYRPSLALRRRVAEGRTLHDQP is encoded by the coding sequence ATGCACGCCCTGAACAGAGAAACCCCGGTGGCCGTGATCGGCGCGGGCGCCATGGGCGCCGGCATCGCCCAGGTCGCCGCCCAGGCCGGGCACCCGGTGCGCCTGTACGACACCCGCCCCGGTGCCGCGGCCCAGGCCATCGCCGGTATCGACCGGCAGCTCGCCCGCCTGGTGGAGAAAGGCAAGCTGGAGGCCGACGCCCAGGCCGCCACCCTCGCCCGCCTGCACCCGGCCGATGCGCTGGAAGAACTGGCCGACGCCGGCCTGGTGATCGAGGCGATCGTCGAAAAGCTGGAGATCAAGCGCGAGCTGCTGCAGCGCCTGGAAGCCCTGTGCGCCCCCGACTGCATCCTCGCCAGCAACACCTCGTCGCTGTCCATCACCAGCCTCGCCGCCGGCCTGCAGCACCCGGGCCGCGTGCTCGGCATGCACTTCTTCAACCCCGCGCCGCTGATGGCGCTGGTGGAGGTCGTCTCCGGCCTCGCCAGCGACCCGCCCCTGGCCGCCCGCCTGTTCGCAACCGCCCGCGCCTGGGGCAAGCAGCCGGTGCACGCGCGCTCCACCCCTGGCTTCATCGTCAACCGCGTGGCGCGCCCCTTCTATGCCGAAAGCCTGCGCCTGCTGCAGGAGGGTGCCGCCGACTGCGCCACCCTGGACGCCTTGCTGCGCGAGGCCGGCGGCTTCCGCATGGGCGCCTTCGAACTCACCGACCTGATCGGCCATGACGTCAACTACGCCGTCACCTGCTCGGTGTTCGACGCCTACTACGGCGACTTCCGCTTCCAGCCCTCGCTGATCCAGAAGGAGCTGGTGGAAGCCGGCCGCCTTGGGCGCAAGAGCGGCCGGGGCTTCTACGACTACGCCGAAGGCGCCGAGCGCCCACAGGCGGCGACGCTCGCCAGCACCGCCACCGTGGACGCCTGCGCCATCGAAGGCGACCTCGGTGTCGCAGCCCCGCTGGTGCAGCGCCTGGAAAGCGCCGGCGTGCGGGTCACCCGCCGTGACGGCGCCGGGCTGCTGCGGGTCGGCGACGCCACCCTGGCGCTGAGCGACGGCCGCCTGGCCGCCCAGCGCGCCCGCGAGGACGGCCTCGACAACCTGGTGCTGCTGGACCTGGCCCTCGACTACGGCCGCGCCGAACGCCTCGGCATCAGTTGGGCGGCAGGCACCACCCAGGCCGCCATCGACGCGGCGGTCGCCCTGCTCGCCCGCGCCGGCATCGCCGCCAGCCCGCTGGCCGACGTCCCCGGCCTCGCCGTGCTGCGCACCGTGGCCATGCTCGCCAACGAAGGCGCCGACGCCCTGCTCCACGGGGTCGCCAGCGCCGCCGACATCGACCTGGCCATGTGCGCCGGGGTCAATTACCCGCGCGGCCCGCTGGCCTGGGCCGACGCCATCGGCCTGCCGCAGGTGCTGCGCACCCTGGACAACCTGCAGGCCGCCTATGGCGAGCCGCGCTACCGCCCCTCGCTGGCCCTGCGCCGCCGGGTGGCCGAAGGGAGGACGCTGCATGACCAACCGTGA
- the paaG gene encoding 2-(1,2-epoxy-1,2-dihydrophenyl)acetyl-CoA isomerase PaaG: MNFEHILFSIEAGVATLSLNRPEQLNSFNAAMHGEVREALKRVRQDPEVRVLLLTGEGRGFCAGQDLADRNVAPGAEMPDLGLSIERFYNPLIRALRDLPLPVICAVNGVAAGAGANIPLACDLVLAARSASFIQAFCKIGLVPDSGGTWSLPRLVGMARAKALALLGERLSAEQAEQWGLIHRVVDDAELRDEALKLARHLATQPTYGLALIKRALNASLDNGLDQQLELERDLQRLAGRSEDYREGVGAFMEKRTPSFKGR; the protein is encoded by the coding sequence ATGAATTTCGAGCACATCCTGTTTTCCATCGAGGCCGGGGTCGCCACCCTCAGCCTCAACCGCCCTGAACAGCTCAACAGCTTCAACGCCGCCATGCACGGCGAGGTCCGCGAGGCCCTCAAGCGCGTGCGCCAGGACCCGGAGGTGCGCGTACTGCTGCTCACCGGCGAGGGCCGCGGCTTCTGCGCCGGGCAGGACCTGGCCGACCGCAACGTCGCGCCGGGCGCCGAAATGCCCGACCTGGGGCTGTCCATCGAGCGCTTCTACAACCCGCTGATCCGCGCCCTGCGCGACCTGCCGCTGCCGGTGATCTGCGCGGTCAACGGCGTGGCCGCCGGTGCCGGCGCCAACATCCCGCTGGCCTGCGACCTGGTGCTGGCGGCGCGTTCCGCGAGCTTCATCCAGGCCTTCTGCAAGATCGGCCTGGTGCCCGACTCCGGCGGCACCTGGAGCCTGCCGCGCCTGGTCGGCATGGCCCGCGCCAAGGCCCTGGCCCTGCTGGGCGAGCGGCTGAGCGCCGAACAGGCCGAGCAATGGGGGCTGATCCACCGCGTGGTGGACGACGCCGAGCTGCGCGACGAGGCCCTGAAGCTGGCGCGCCACCTGGCCACCCAGCCCACCTACGGCCTGGCCCTGATCAAGCGCGCCCTCAACGCCAGCCTGGACAACGGCTTAGACCAGCAGCTGGAGCTGGAGCGCGACCTGCAGCGCCTCGCCGGCCGCAGCGAGGACTACCGCGAAGGCGTTGGCGCCTTCATGGAGAAACGCACCCCGAGCTTCAAAGGACGCTGA
- the paaK gene encoding phenylacetate--CoA ligase PaaK: MNMIANAALLDPMETASVDQLRRHQLERLRWSLDHAYRNVPLYRQRFDELGVHPEDLKSHDDLARFPFTGKSDLRDNYPYGMFAVPQEEVVRIHASSGTTGKPTVVGYTQNDIDTWANVVARSIRAAGGRKGDKVHVSYGYGLFTGGLGAHYGAERLGCTVIPMSGGQTEKQVQLIRDFQPDIIMVTPSYMLNLADEIERQGLDPHKLALRLGIFGAEPWTAELRRAIEERLGITALDIYGLSEIMGPGVAMECAETKDGPTIWEDHFYPEIIDPVTGQVLPDGQMGELVFTSLSKEALPMIRYRTRDLTRLLPGTARPMRRIDKITGRSDDMLIIRGVNVFPTQIEEQVLKVRQLAETYEIHLSRNGNLDSMEVHVEPRHGLEPLDETQELALCSELGRHIKTYIGISSRIVLRPAYSLKRSEGKACHVYDNRAKA; the protein is encoded by the coding sequence ATGAACATGATCGCCAATGCCGCCTTGCTCGACCCGATGGAAACCGCCAGCGTCGACCAGCTCCGCCGCCACCAGCTGGAGCGCCTGCGCTGGAGCCTCGACCACGCCTACCGCAACGTGCCGCTGTACCGTCAGCGCTTCGACGAACTGGGCGTGCACCCCGAAGACCTGAAAAGCCACGACGACCTCGCCCGCTTCCCCTTCACCGGCAAGTCCGACCTGCGCGACAACTACCCCTACGGCATGTTCGCCGTGCCCCAGGAAGAGGTGGTGCGCATCCACGCCTCCAGCGGCACCACCGGCAAGCCCACCGTGGTCGGCTACACCCAGAACGACATCGACACCTGGGCCAACGTGGTGGCGCGCTCGATCCGCGCCGCCGGTGGCCGCAAGGGCGACAAGGTGCACGTCTCCTACGGCTACGGCCTGTTCACTGGCGGCCTCGGCGCGCACTACGGCGCCGAGCGCCTGGGCTGCACCGTGATCCCCATGTCCGGCGGCCAGACCGAGAAGCAGGTCCAGCTGATCCGCGACTTCCAGCCGGACATCATCATGGTCACCCCCTCCTACATGCTGAACCTGGCCGACGAGATCGAGCGCCAGGGCCTGGACCCGCACAAGCTGGCCCTGCGCCTGGGCATCTTCGGCGCCGAGCCCTGGACCGCCGAGCTGCGCCGCGCCATCGAGGAGCGCCTGGGCATCACCGCCCTGGACATCTACGGCCTCTCGGAAATCATGGGCCCGGGCGTGGCCATGGAATGCGCCGAAACCAAGGACGGCCCGACCATCTGGGAAGACCACTTCTACCCCGAGATCATCGACCCGGTGACCGGCCAGGTGCTGCCGGACGGGCAGATGGGAGAGCTGGTGTTCACCTCCCTGTCCAAGGAAGCGCTGCCGATGATCCGCTACCGCACCCGCGACCTCACCCGCCTGCTGCCGGGCACCGCGCGGCCCATGCGGCGCATCGACAAGATCACCGGGCGCAGCGACGACATGCTGATCATCCGGGGCGTCAACGTCTTCCCCACGCAGATCGAGGAGCAGGTGCTCAAAGTCCGCCAGCTGGCCGAAACCTACGAGATCCACCTCTCGCGCAACGGCAACCTCGACAGCATGGAAGTCCACGTCGAACCCCGCCACGGCCTGGAGCCCCTGGACGAGACCCAGGAACTGGCGCTGTGCAGCGAGCTGGGTCGCCACATCAAGACCTACATCGGCATCAGCTCGCGCATCGTGCTGCGCCCGGCGTACTCCCTGAAACGCTCCGAGGGCAAGGCCTGCCACGTCTACGACAACCGCGCCAAGGCGTGA
- the paaF gene encoding 2,3-dehydroadipyl-CoA hydratase PaaF, with the protein MPETLAVLPPDRGVRLITLQRPEALNALNTRLLGELAQELDDAERDPQTRVVVITGSRKAFAAGADINEMAERDLVGILDDPRQAHWQRITRFPKPLIAAVNGFALGGGCELAMHADILIAGEDARFGQPEINLGIMPGAGGTQRLLRAVGKSLAMQMVLSGEAIDARHALRAGLVSEVTQPEFTVERALAIARVIAGKAPLALRLAKEALLKAQDTDLASGLRFERHAFTLLAGTRDRKEGLAAFREKRTPEFTGR; encoded by the coding sequence ATGCCCGAGACTCTTGCCGTCCTGCCCCCCGACCGGGGCGTGCGCCTGATCACCCTGCAGCGCCCGGAGGCGCTCAACGCCCTGAACACCCGGCTGCTGGGCGAACTGGCCCAGGAACTGGACGATGCGGAACGCGACCCGCAGACCCGCGTGGTGGTGATCACCGGCAGCCGCAAGGCCTTCGCCGCTGGCGCCGACATCAACGAGATGGCCGAGCGCGACCTGGTAGGCATCCTCGACGACCCGCGCCAGGCCCACTGGCAGCGCATCACCCGCTTCCCCAAACCCCTGATCGCCGCAGTCAACGGCTTCGCCCTCGGCGGCGGCTGCGAACTGGCCATGCACGCCGACATCCTCATCGCCGGCGAGGACGCCCGCTTCGGCCAGCCGGAAATCAACCTCGGCATCATGCCCGGCGCCGGAGGCACCCAGCGTCTGCTGCGCGCCGTGGGCAAGTCCCTGGCCATGCAGATGGTGCTCAGCGGCGAGGCCATCGACGCCCGCCACGCCCTGCGCGCCGGCCTGGTCAGCGAAGTGACCCAGCCGGAGTTCACCGTCGAGCGCGCCCTGGCCATCGCCCGCGTCATCGCCGGCAAGGCACCCCTGGCCCTGCGCCTGGCCAAGGAGGCGCTGCTCAAGGCGCAGGACACCGACCTCGCCAGCGGCCTGCGCTTCGAGCGCCACGCCTTCACCCTGCTGGCCGGCACCCGTGACCGCAAAGAAGGCCTCGCCGCCTTCCGCGAGAAACGCACCCCCGAATTCACCGGCCGCTGA
- the paaY gene encoding phenylacetic acid degradation protein PaaY, which yields MTCYSLDGLVPVVDPSAYVHPSAVLIGDVIIGPNCYVGPLASLRGDFGRIVLEEGANIQDTCVMHGFPESDTVVERNGHIGHGAVLHGCRIGEDALVGMNAVVMDGALIGARSFVSAAAFVKARFECPEQSLVMGAPAQVKRRLSDEEVAWKQRGTQEYQALARRCMASMVACEPLAAVEADRPRNRVDGLRPKGESA from the coding sequence ATGACCTGCTACAGCCTCGACGGCCTGGTTCCGGTGGTGGACCCGAGCGCCTACGTGCACCCTTCGGCGGTTTTGATCGGCGACGTGATCATCGGCCCCAACTGCTATGTGGGCCCACTGGCCAGCCTGCGTGGCGACTTCGGGCGAATCGTCCTGGAGGAGGGCGCCAACATCCAGGACACCTGCGTGATGCACGGCTTCCCGGAAAGCGACACGGTGGTGGAGCGCAACGGCCATATAGGCCATGGCGCGGTGCTGCACGGTTGCCGCATCGGCGAGGACGCCCTGGTGGGAATGAATGCGGTGGTGATGGATGGCGCCCTGATCGGCGCCCGTTCGTTCGTTTCCGCCGCCGCCTTCGTCAAGGCGCGCTTCGAGTGCCCGGAGCAGTCCCTGGTCATGGGCGCGCCGGCGCAGGTGAAGCGCCGCCTCAGCGACGAGGAGGTGGCCTGGAAACAGCGCGGCACCCAGGAGTACCAGGCGCTGGCGCGGCGCTGCATGGCGAGCATGGTGGCCTGCGAGCCGCTGGCGGCGGTGGAGGCCGATCGCCCACGCAACCGCGTCGACGGCCTGCGTCCCAAGGGGGAATCGGCATGA
- the paaX gene encoding phenylacetic acid degradation operon negative regulatory protein PaaX, which translates to MTSLAPLQHLITRFQEQTPLRASSLIITLYGDAIEPHGGTVWLGSLIQLLEPIGVNERLIRTSIFRLTKEGWLTAEKVGRRSYYSLTGTGRRRFEKAFKRVYSSSLPAWDGSWCLVMLSQLPQEKRKQVREELEWQGFGAISPIVLACPRCDRMDVNATLQDLDALEETIVFETTAQDVLASRALRMQVRESWNIDELATHYSEFIQLFRPLWQALREQEALQPQDCFLARTLLIHEYRKLLLRDPQLPDELLPGDWEGRAARQLCRNIYRLVQAKAEEWLNGALETADGPLPDVGESFYRRFGGLK; encoded by the coding sequence ATGACGTCCCTCGCTCCCCTGCAGCACCTCATCACCCGCTTCCAGGAGCAGACGCCGCTGCGCGCCAGCTCGCTGATCATCACCCTCTATGGCGATGCCATCGAGCCCCATGGCGGCACCGTGTGGCTGGGCAGCCTGATCCAGCTGCTGGAGCCCATCGGCGTCAACGAGCGGCTGATCCGCACTTCGATCTTCCGCCTGACCAAGGAAGGCTGGCTCACCGCCGAGAAGGTCGGCCGGCGCAGCTACTACAGCCTCACCGGCACCGGGCGGCGGCGTTTCGAGAAGGCCTTCAAGCGCGTGTACAGCTCCAGCCTGCCGGCCTGGGACGGCTCCTGGTGCCTGGTGATGCTCTCGCAGCTGCCCCAGGAAAAGCGCAAACAGGTGCGCGAGGAGCTGGAGTGGCAAGGTTTTGGTGCGATTTCCCCCATCGTGCTGGCCTGCCCGCGCTGTGACCGCATGGACGTGAACGCCACCCTGCAGGACCTCGACGCCCTGGAGGAAACCATCGTCTTCGAGACCACCGCCCAGGACGTCCTGGCGTCCAGAGCCCTGCGCATGCAGGTTCGCGAGAGCTGGAACATCGACGAGCTGGCGACCCACTACAGCGAATTCATCCAGCTGTTCCGCCCGCTCTGGCAGGCGCTGCGGGAACAGGAGGCGCTGCAGCCGCAGGACTGCTTCCTGGCACGAACCCTGCTCATACACGAGTACCGCAAATTGCTGCTGCGCGACCCGCAGCTGCCCGACGAGCTGTTGCCGGGCGACTGGGAGGGCCGCGCGGCGCGCCAGCTGTGCCGCAACATCTATCGCCTGGTGCAAGCCAAGGCCGAGGAATGGCTCAATGGCGCCCTGGAAACCGCCGACGGCCCGCTGCCGGATGTCGGCGAAAGTTTCTATCGGCGGTTCGGCGGGCTTAAATAG